CGATCATCGACGCGATGTTCAGCGGATTCCCCTCCCCGCCGCTGGAGGAGGCGTTCGGTACGGTCGCGGACGCCGACGGGGTCATCGCGGTCACCCCGGCGTTCAACGCCTCGTTCAGCGGACTGTTCAAGTCGTTCTTCGACGTGCTCCCCGAGGAGACGCTGTCGGACATGCCGATCCTCATGGGCGCCACCGGCGGCACCGAACGGCACTCCCTCGTCCTCGAACACGCGCTGCGGCCGATGTTCTCGTATCTGCACGCCATCGTGTCGTCGCGTGGTGTCTACGCCGCCACCGACGACTTCGGGTCACAGACGAACGGCGCGGTCCTGGGCGAGCGAATCGCGCGAGCGGCGTCCGACTACGCCCGGCTGGTGCGGGGATGCGGCTCACACCACCGGCGTGATTCCTTCAGCGAGGAAACCGCCGCCATGGAACGGCTTCTCGGCGGCGGCCGGTCCTGAGTCGCGATCTGCCCGGAGCCACGGGTGCGACGGCCAGGGGTTCGTCCGGGCTCAGACAGTGGCTCGGCCCCCGCCGCCCAGGACTCTGGCCGTGAAGGCCGCCAGGTCCGCCCTCATCCGCTCGCGGGGCGTGTGCTCACCAACGAGGTGTTCCACGAGGTCGGCGCGGGTGGCGGCGAGCAGCGCGTGAGCGGTGAAGGCGCCGTCGGTGAGACCGGGGATCTGCTCCAGTACGGCCCGGAGCGTGCCGTGCCACCGCCGGTAGTGCTCGGCGCGGTAGGGGCTGTCGCTGCCCGCCTCCTCCAGCGCCAGGGCGAGATGGCGATTGTCGAGCTTGAAGCAGAGGACGGCGTCGAGGAGGGCGGGGACGCGCTGGAGCGGCGGGGTGCCGGGCCCCAGCGGCGGCGGCCCCTCCTCGATCGCCTCCCTGATCGGTTCGAGCCGCGCCTGGTACAGCGTCCGAATGAGGCCGGTGCGGTCGCCGAAGGCGCGGAAGAGGGTCGCCTTGCCGACGCCGGCCGCGACCGCGATGTCGGCCATGGTGACGGACTCGGGGTTCGCGCCGCGGGCGAAGAGGTCGTCGGCCGCCGCGAGGACGGCGGCACGGTTGCGGGCCGCGTCCTTGCGGGGCTTGCGCTCGGTCATGAGGTTCCTCCGGTTGCGAAACGGACCCACGGTCCGTATCGTTCGGGAAGCGGACCCGTGGTCCGTATCGTACTGGACGGAGCGCTCATGCCCACGAACACGAGCAAGGACACGGCCCCGGCGGACCTGTACCGCCACGGTCTGCGGCTGCTGCTGGACAAGGACATCACCGGGTGGGTCGACCTCTGGGACGACGAGGGAGTGTTCGAGTTCCCGTTCGCTCCCGCGGGTTGGCCGAAGCGGCTGGAGGGCAAGGCCGCGGTCGGTGACTACATGCGCGGATATCCCGACCACATCGACCTCCACGACTTCCCCTCCGTGGAGATCCACCGGACCACCGCCGCGGAGACCATCGTGGTCGAGATGCGCGGCGTGGGGCGTCTGGTGGAGACCGGCGGGCCCTTCGACATGACCTACATCGCCGTGGTGACCTTCAGGAACGGCCTGATCACCCACTACCGCGACTACTGGAACCCCCTCGCCGTCCAGGACCCCGCGAGCGACTTCACGAGGAAGAGCTGAAGCACTGATGACCACTCCCGGCACGACCCTGGTCATCGGGGCCACCGGTACCACCGGAAGCCGCGTCGCCTCCCGGCTCGCCGCGGGCGGGCACCGCGCCAAGGCCGCCGGCCGACGCGCGAGCACCGTGGCCGGCGCGCGGTCCGTCCGCTTCGACTGGGCCGACCCCACGACATTCGACGAAGCCCTGAGCGGCACGGACCGGGTCTATCTCGTACCGCCGATCGGCTCCTCGGAGCCGGCCGCCGTCATGCTGCCCTTCCTGGAGCGGGCCCGTACGGCCGGTGTGCGCCGCGCGGTGCTGCTCAGCTCGTCGGCGATCCCCGCAGGCGGCCCGGCCACGGGGCGGATCCACGAGGCGCTGCCCGGTCTGTTCGACGAATGGGCGGTGCTGCGGCCCTCGTGGTTCATGCAGAACTTCACCGGCGGCCACCCGCACGCGCGGAGCATCCGGGCGGACGGGACCGTGTCGACGGCGACCGGTGCGGGCCGGGTGGGATTCGTCGACGCGGACGACATCGCCGCCGTGGCCGTACACGCGCTGACCGACGACCGGGCCCCGAACACCGATCTGGTCATCACCGGCCCGCAGGCGCTGAGTTACGGCGACATCGCCGCCGTCGTCACCGAGGTCACGGGCCGGCCGGTCACCCACCGGCAGCTGTCGTACGAGCAGATGCGTGACCACCTGGCGTCCGCGATGCCCGTCGAGTTCGCCGCGATGCTCGCCGGCCTGGACCGCGCGATCGCCGAGGGCTCCGAGGACCGCACCACCGACACGGTCCACCGGCTGACGGGCCGCCCGCCGGGCACCTTCCGCGCTTTCGCGGAGCGGGAGTTGACCGCGACCGCGCCGAACTGACCCCGGCGGGCCGTTCGGCGGCGCTCGATCAGACGCGCGGGCCGAGGAACAGGCCGCCCGTCGCGTCGATGACCTGGCCGGTGATCCAGCGTGCGGCGTCGGAGGCGAGGAACGCGACCACGTCGGCCACGTCGTCGGGCCCGCCCAGCCGGTCGAGCGCCGTCAGTCCCGTGATGAGTTCGGGCACGCCCGGCCCGTCGAAGGACGATCCGTTCGTCGCCGTCAGGGTGGCGCCGGGAGCGACCGCGTTCACCGTGATTCCCCGGACTCCCAACTCGTTGGCCAACGTCATGCTCATCGTCTCGACCGCGCCCTTCGTCATGGCGAAGGACGTCTGCGTCGCGTTGGCCATCCGGGTCGCCACGGACGAGAGCGTGATGATGCGGCCACCGTCGCGGAGGAGGGGCAAGGCCCGCTGGATGATGAAGTACGGCGCCCGCACGTTCACCGCGAAGAGATGGTCGAACTCCGCCCGCGTCGTGACGCCGAGCCGGCCGGCGGGCACGGCCGCCGCGTTGTTGACGAGAATGTCGAGCGGCCGCCCGGCGAGGCCCGCCTCGACTCCCGCGAACAGCGTCTCGACGTCGTCGTCCACGCCCA
This window of the Streptomyces niveus genome carries:
- a CDS encoding SDR family oxidoreductase, giving the protein MSDDLTGRTALVTGASRGIGQAIAARLAAKGATVVVHYGTDKGGATATVEAIERDGGTAFAVGAELGVDDDVETLFAGVEAGLAGRPLDILVNNAAAVPAGRLGVTTRAEFDHLFAVNVRAPYFIIQRALPLLRDGGRIITLSSVATRMANATQTSFAMTKGAVETMSMTLANELGVRGITVNAVAPGATLTATNGSSFDGPGVPELITGLTALDRLGGPDDVADVVAFLASDAARWITGQVIDATGGLFLGPRV
- a CDS encoding TetR/AcrR family transcriptional regulator, giving the protein MTERKPRKDAARNRAAVLAAADDLFARGANPESVTMADIAVAAGVGKATLFRAFGDRTGLIRTLYQARLEPIREAIEEGPPPLGPGTPPLQRVPALLDAVLCFKLDNRHLALALEEAGSDSPYRAEHYRRWHGTLRAVLEQIPGLTDGAFTAHALLAATRADLVEHLVGEHTPRERMRADLAAFTARVLGGGGRATV
- a CDS encoding nuclear transport factor 2 family protein, whose amino-acid sequence is MPTNTSKDTAPADLYRHGLRLLLDKDITGWVDLWDDEGVFEFPFAPAGWPKRLEGKAAVGDYMRGYPDHIDLHDFPSVEIHRTTAAETIVVEMRGVGRLVETGGPFDMTYIAVVTFRNGLITHYRDYWNPLAVQDPASDFTRKS
- a CDS encoding CE1759 family FMN reductase, which codes for MTTRLTIISGGLREPSSTRMLANRLEASVRTELAGAGVTVESSFVELRPLGHAIIDAMFSGFPSPPLEEAFGTVADADGVIAVTPAFNASFSGLFKSFFDVLPEETLSDMPILMGATGGTERHSLVLEHALRPMFSYLHAIVSSRGVYAATDDFGSQTNGAVLGERIARAASDYARLVRGCGSHHRRDSFSEETAAMERLLGGGRS
- a CDS encoding NAD(P)H-binding protein — encoded protein: MTTPGTTLVIGATGTTGSRVASRLAAGGHRAKAAGRRASTVAGARSVRFDWADPTTFDEALSGTDRVYLVPPIGSSEPAAVMLPFLERARTAGVRRAVLLSSSAIPAGGPATGRIHEALPGLFDEWAVLRPSWFMQNFTGGHPHARSIRADGTVSTATGAGRVGFVDADDIAAVAVHALTDDRAPNTDLVITGPQALSYGDIAAVVTEVTGRPVTHRQLSYEQMRDHLASAMPVEFAAMLAGLDRAIAEGSEDRTTDTVHRLTGRPPGTFRAFAERELTATAPN